The Mus caroli chromosome 9, CAROLI_EIJ_v1.1, whole genome shotgun sequence DNA window ATCTCTGTTCCTATTCAAGCATCAGGGAAGGCCTCAGTTTTAATCGAGACAGCTAAGTATGAATCTCACCTCTCCCTTCCTTACAGAAACCTCTGGCCTTGGGCTATAGTTCTGActtaaacatttaatattttgaagtgAAAGATACTGAGGGAAATACTTTAAATAGGCGATGGGCCTCAGGGGTCACTAGTTTTTCAGTTTGATGGGGTCTTACttcgtagcccaggctggcctactaTTTGTTCTACATCCGAGGCTGGCCTCTATCTCCTCATCCTCTGGCTTTAGCCTTACCAGGTGCAGCTGTGTATCATCACGTTCCACCTCATGGTGATATGTTaagcacacacatcatacatggAAAAATGCCAAAGGAGACACAGATTCATTCAACAATCCTAAAGAGCATTGACCAGGGTATTATAACAAATATTATAGCAAGTATGATTATGCCAACAGATCAGTATACTAACAAGCTGTAAGCATCTCGTTTTGTACAGAATAGTacaaaaaattaatagaaagaaaatatggttacTACATTTTACTTAGTTTTTCTGGGTACATATTTTTGTggggttattgttgttgttagtttctttgttttggaaacagggtctcactatatagctctggctgccctgaaactctaTGTAGTCTAAGCAAGCCTCAAtatcagagctccacctgcctctgccaccctagCGTTTGGATTAAAGGCGTAGCCACTACTCCTGGCCTggatgcatatttttaaaagatgacctTTTCTCCCAGAACAGCCCTAAAAAGCCTAGTgtctttaatcttaaaaaaaaaaaaaaattacaaagaaggcTGGGTAAGgtatactcctttaatcctaacacttgggaggcagagtggagtatctctgtgagttcaaggccagcctggtctacacattgagttctaagacagcgagggctacatagagagactctgtttaaaacaaacaaacaacagcaaaaccaccaccaccaacaaaacccaaactacaCAAAAGGAATCAGCTGAGTGAGAGGCTCACATAGATACTCCATCaaatcaagttaaaaaaaaaaacagtaggaaAAAGTAGAGACAATACTTTTTTGTGCcctattttatgtttgtttgaaaCGAAGTCTCTGGTATGCAGGCTTGCTATGTAGTCACGGTATGCTGGGTTTGAAGGCTGTGCTGCCATATCTGGCTTTATGAAGAGCTGAGGCATAGATCCCCGGAGCTTCATGCacgccaggcaagcactctagtaACTGAGCCACATCCTATCCCTGTCTCATGGATCAGCGGACTTTTAACTAAAATGAACCAACTGCCACTTTTATATGGGATCACCAAAATCCAAGcaaatctgggctggagagacggcttggCGGTTAAGagtacacactgctcttgcagaggatcagaggTCAGTCACTAGCACTCATGTCCCGAAGCTCACAACCTGCTGTGCCTCCAGCTTGAGGGATCTGCTGCTCTTGTGCCTCACTGGCATCTGACTCACATGAGCAACTGAATTCTCcaacatcatatacacacacgatttctatataaatacatctttcttAGAAATCCAAAcaaggactggagggatggctcagcagttagcactggctgctcttgcagaggtcctgagttcaattcccagcaaccacacggtggctcacaaccatctgtaataggatctgatgccctcttctgatgtgtctgaagacagcacattgtactcacatacatgaaataaataaatacatcttttaaaaaaagaaagaaagaaatctaaacaaacaaacaaacaaaaccttttacCTCTGAACTGATAGGACCCTTCCAATAAGATGGAAATTCACTGTAGCTATGCAAAGGTTGAGGGATAGCATGAAACTAACTCAGCATCACAcacagtattttgatttttttttgcagGTTATGAAATAGCAAATAATAGCTCATCTATTATCTGTACAATCATAGAGCCTTAATGTTCAGATTAGAAACAGGCTTGGGTTAGGGAGCTAGGTCAGTGGTTATAGGGCAGGGGATAGGCtagctgtgcaagcatgagacaCTGAGTTAGAATCAGTATACATGTGAACACTGATTTACACACGTGCCTGCAACTCTAGTGtacactggggctggagacagacagatcccaggACCTTGCTAGCAGTCTAGCCAAGGCTCAGTAAGATATCCTATCTCAAgggagtaagaaagaaagagaaaggaaaacacttgACTCCCTGGCTACTACATCCACTCATGGGCttacatgcacacgcatacatgcacacacgcatacacacacacacacagtctgctgTTGGTGCtagataatttttctttagatTCAACCGACAAGCACTGGCATTTACATTtgtcctttttcttgtttttcagtaGAGTACGATGCTAGACCTATAGATAATACTCAGGAGATGTTATCTTAGACACTGAGAATCTCAAGTGCTCAAGAACCAAaggccttttttaaaaactaaagttcACTGCTTGCTGCTAAccttatttcttttgtcttttaggCCACAGACTGATTCACATGTTtagtcctttaaaataaaatgttaatttaaaatgataatttagcCAAAACAATGTTAGACTGCAGAAAACTACCGTGGAGATGggaaaataaagcttaaaaaactCCAAATACCCcgtttcatcttcttcctctgaaAGTACCAATGAAGGCCCCTCTAAGCATGCATTACTGGAGAGATGCAAGGAAAATGAATGGCTGACGTGGCCAATACACTGCCTTTCTATTACATCACATAttcattaataaaacagaaacaagaactgGAAAACTGAGATTATTTGCTGGCCTCAAAATTCTCTGCCAAAATCCCCTTTATAAGTTTACTAGcaaaaattatgattaaaatttttAGATGGTCATATTTTACCAAGTATCTTTTACAAATTTCTAAAAACAGAACCCATAGGAAGGAGCATGTTTCCCATTCTAAGCACACAATGAACACACAagcatgaatatataaatattcgcTATTAACATATAGAATATCATCTCTAAAACCCTGATTAAAAATAAGCACTGGGCACAGTGTTGTGagcttgtgatcccagctctcgggaggttgaggcagggggattttgagttcatggccagtctggactacatagtgaaagttgtctcaaaaattcaaaaataaaaacatatacaaattggaggctagagagatggcttagcagttaggagcCCTTAGTGCTCTttcaaaagacctgagttcagttcccagcacccacctaggaggctcacaactgcatgtaactccaggggatctgacactgtctCCAttagcgcgcacacacacacacacacacactacacataaattcatgcacacacacacacatactatataacTAATAATCcttaatacatatttaatatatatacaacCTAACAACCATTTGCCCATATAATGGAAGATTATGACTCATTGATCAAAGTAACCTACAAATGCATACTAGTATGAATTAACATATAGATAATTATATGGGAGGAAAATAGCTTTCTTCTAATAGAATTCCAACCAACAAATGTAAAAAGCAGAGAGTGCCTGGAaaggcagctcagcagttagagcactggttgctcttccaaagaacctgggttcagttgcAAGTACCCATTTGCAGCTCACTGGATTCAGGGATCCAGTGCATTCTGGCATCCTAACCAAccgcacactcatacacaaccctacatacagacacacataaatataaaaaagaaaaaagaaatcttaaaaaaagaagaaagagaaacctgggACCACTTTAACAAAGCACTAAAATACTGTTACCAATAATTGGACACGGTTACAGCGTGCAACTTCTGAGACCCAGAACAAATCGATGAAACGTGCGCTACTGGACCAGACACtatgtgcatgttcacatgtgatGTGTGAGTGTAATAAAGTCTATAGATTTGATTAAATCACTGCATAAATGTCCTCACTTTTAGAAGGTGCATATTTAAGTATTTATGAATAATGCATACCATCTGCAGCTTATTTCCAAGTGGTTCGGGAAACACCAACATACAGATAATATAAATATGGCATAACAGTTGGGGAATCTGGGTAACAGGTCTATGTGAATTCCTTACACTGCTGCAACTTCTTCTAAATATGAATTATtgcaaaataaatgttaaatgctGAAAAATTAAGAggtaaataataatattaaaagtaaGAGAAGATGTTTAAAATCCAAATTGTCTACGCACACGATAGGCAGGATTTTGGCTTAATTACTCAGGAGCTTGAAGCACGATTGATTCTTTATTGTTCTTGTGTCCCCTTCCCCTCTGTGATGGTCTCATTCTAGCCAggcactcactgtgtagcctgggttggtcttgaattcacagtaATCCCTGTACTTCatcttcctggtgctgggattaccagtATGGGATGCCacaaacatatttctttttcatttactcaTAAAAAACAGAcatatagggctggtgagatgactcagcaattaagagcactgactggtcttctgaaggtcctgaattcaaatcccagcaaccacatggtgggtcacaatcATCCCATCatgaggtctgacaccctcttctgatgtgtctgaagacagcagctacagtgtacttacacataacaataaataaatcttaaaaaacaaacaaacaaacaaacaaacaaacaaacatatagaaAAGCTCCAAAACATGTGGCCAGCTGATGCTGGAACGGAAACAAGGACAATCTGACTTTTAAACAGACAGCACAGTGGTAAGGCGCACACAGCCGGACACAGCGGATATCTGTTTACCTTGCTCTGTTGTAAATCACTGGCTCGTTTTCCTCCTGGACAGTTGTCAGCATGTCCAAATCATGGAAAATTTTCTGCATATAGTCCAAATATTTATATCCTGAAGCTCTTTCTACTATGGCTGCCAGCAGAGTATAGCCAAACGTTGAATACAAAAACTGACTACCTTGAGACATCAcagcatggggagaggggagaaaacgCTCAATTATTATTCAAGCATATGCGAAATATATTTCCACTGAAAACAGTCAGACTTTTAGAGCTATAATATTTAACATCTAAACACAGGTTACCCTGGTTAGCTTTGTAACACCCATGCTTAGTCCAGCTCCCTAAATATCAGGCCAGCTCCAGGACACAAGAATAACAATGAGCAACACAGGGACTGCACACTCGTATGAATCCTTGTCTGAATCTGTTCTTTTATCTGAACATGAAATAAGCAGATATATACCACCTCAAAGCAAAACCCTTCAAATTGGCAATAAAAATAGAAGGGTAGAGAAAAGTACATTTGCCTTCTCCATCAATTGTctttttgtgggggtggggggtgggggatgggggtgtggaAAGTGAACCCAGATAGGCTGTGGCAAGCATAGCAAAAGCTAAAACTTGGGAGTTCCTGGAAGGGAAGAGCAATGACAtgtgcagagagagacacagactctttgggtttctttttatgAATAAAAGAACACTTTTTCACAGTTTGGTGTATTGACAGGGCAGAGCAGAGTTGCTGGGTCACTGGGGTATCAGGCCTTATTTAGAGATCATTAGAGCTCAGAGCTACTCCTCAAAAAAGTACACCTAAAAGCATCTTCCTTCTGGCTACTGACTGCCCAGAAGTTGTGAATGCCAAGAGGAGGGTGGACTGAGtcacaggctgcccttgaattcaggTTTGCCCTTGATGAAAGCTTTAATAGCCATCTACAGAGCAACCCACAGCTAGCCCTTGATCAAGTGTCATGCTCTCCTCAATACATCCCACTGTTCAAGATATAACTAGTCACATGAGTTCTATcgattgatctatctatctatctatctatctatctatctatctatctatctaatctatctaatctatctatctatctatcttggtttctctgtgtagccctgactgggctggaactcactctgtagaccagactggccttgactcAATGATCTACCTGCTGctacctgagtgctaggatcagaggtgtgtgccatcactaccCAGCTATGCTGCCAGCTAttagttatttaaataaaatgtatgtaggCATAAAACTTTGttcaagtttgtgtgtgtgtgtgtatatatatatatatatatatatatatatatatatcacttagGGGTTTGTATTCTTAAGATTTTATGATCTATATTAAAAATGGGtagaaactttattttaaaatacaaaacccaTAATTGTATTTTCATTGGTCTTTTTAGTTATATCTATATAATAATGTTGATTCACAAtcatgtcttttatttatatatttttaaaaattatatgtatgggGGAAGGGAGTGCATATTGAGATCAGTTGACCTCCCAGGTCTGACAAGAGCATGAGAGTCTCAGGAGGAGCTGGGGTTCAGGATGGCTACGAGCCACCAGAAGTGGACGCTGGGAACTGAGGTCAGGTTCTCTCAGAACAGTGCGTGTAGATGGctctcaaaatgaaaatagtaCACCAATTTAAGACAAACTTAAGAAAAAGGTAACGCATAAAGATGAACAGAAAGCTAAAGCCAAGCATGATGCTGCTACACACCTGTAATACTAGAACTTGGAagactgagataggaggatcactgttgaggccagcctgggctacccagtgagcagctgtctcaaagaaaaagcagTATTTTATAGCTTGGCATTTGGAGGAAGGTAAGTTGACTAACACTAGCTTCTTAAGGGACAAAGATACAAACAGGCTGCTGGGCCCTTGACACGCTAACCATGCAAATGCAACAGCAGCACCTTCGCCTCTCCACTTGCGCGCAAGTTCTGTTTGGAGAACTATTATGACAACACTCTCCACAGTTCCCATGAACAGCTCAGCGCTGAGAGTCTCTATGGTGGGGTAGCCCTCCGTGACACCAAAGCTAAGCAGCTATCTGCCTGGCTGTtaggagagagagctcagttggAAAAGTGCTTGTAGagcaagcaggaggaccagggttcaatccccagagccctcATAAAAAAGTCAGGGTGATGACACTGGTAATCTTTGCTCTAGGGAgccaagatggctcaacaggtaagggtgcttgctgccaacctctgacttcagtccctgggacccacatggtggaagaactGACTGTGGAAAGTTGAcccctgacctctgcacacatcacaacaaataaataaaatgtaaaaaaccaaaaaacaaaaccaatgtgaACTCTTCCTGAGTAATGATGTCCAagattgtcttctggcctccacaggcacgtgcatatacatgtacatgtgtaatgtacacacatgcacaaatgtatgcacacacacacagaagcacatatgtaccacacatgcaaacacagacactcacacatgtatgcacgcacatgcgcacacacacacacacacacacacacacacacgaatgcacgcacataggcacacacaatgCAGGCACTACTATACTGGCCCATTGCAATCATTAACCTGATTGAAAGCCATCAGGATGGCAAGCAACATCTTGACCtttttgaaaacagaaacttCAACAATAACAACTTTGTTAGGAGGAGGAGTCAGGACTCACCAGGTTTAAAGAATAAAGggtcatttttaaataatcttaGTGATTCAATTGAATTTTCAAACTTTTCTTTCAAATACAATTCGCCTTGTTCGAAGTCATTCTTTTTCTTGCCTGGCTTCGCACTGCGGCATCTGGCTTCGCTGTCCTGCTCGCCTTTGGCTTTCGGCGCGTCgctcttttcattgtttttgcctcccttttctttcagttctttctcttggtCAGGAGGCGGCGGGGTCCCTTTCACCATCTTCAGGGCTTTAtaagctttctcttctttcactttctttatgTCCTTTTCATAATGACGAATTCCACTTAAATGGGAAATTAGTAATCTTGTTGTGACAGAAACctaacaaccaaaaacaaaaaccacacaacttCACTGACAGTGGTAAATTGTAGCAAACAAGCCAACAAGGGCCTTGGAAGGAAGGCTCACAGAAAAGTAGCCAACAGGTTATCATATAGATTGAACAGGAAATCTAAGGAATAAAAACAAGGCAAAGAATTCTATTGACTATCTAGAATAGGATTCTGGTGCACACAGTGTGACATACGAGTGGGAAAGCGGGCTGTGAGTGTCTCTACCTTTTCACCCTCGTATTCTTTCTCTGGGAACTCGGGAACATAGTGCTGCACAGGGAGGTCCAGATCCAGCTTCCCTGCCTCCCACAGTTTAGCCAGAGCCACCATGGTGAGGCTTTTGCTGATGCTTGCGATTCTCATGACTGTTTCTGGTTTACAGGGTACGCGGTTCTCCACATCTGCGTAGCCTAAAccttcaaaggaaataaaagcagaaagtcTGACACTGAAATTGTATCAATTAAAATACACTAGGTATTTCCTTTTAAGACACTGGACTAGCTGGGATAAGagtctttgggggggggggcgggggaggtggttccagacagggtttctctatgtagccctggctgtcctggaactcgctctgtagaccaggctggcctcgaactcagaaatctacctgcttctgcctcccaagtgctgggattaaaggcatgcaccaccactgcccagctaggatGAAAGTCTTATCAATATTGACAATAGTAAGTGTGTTTATAGCTGAACTAGAGTTTACCTGGTTATTAATTCAATATTTTCAGACACTATTAGCTTAACAATATGATAAGGACACTTCTTtttacatagcccaggttggccttgaactcagtttgGGATTACAAGTattgtgatggttattcttggtaGTTaacttgaccacatctggaattaaaatgcaaaatagaaGGCATACTCATTAGGGATTTCTGCTTTTGGAAGTAAAGTGGGAagacctactttttttttttcgagacagggtttctcatatgtatagccctggctgtcctggaactcactctgtagaccaggctggcctcgaactcagaaatctgcctgcctctgcctcccgagtgctgggactaaaggagtgcgtcaccacgcccggcgggaaGACCTACTTTTAATCCGGATCTTTGAGataggaagacacacctttaatccagatctttaaTTCAGATCTAATCTGGGCTATGCCTTCTGCAGGAAGCCTTTACACGGACATGGAAGGACGCTTCTGCTCTTTTCCTGCTTGCTCTCAGCTTGCTGGTAAGTCCATCCTTCACTCCCATTAGAGCCTATTTCCTGGGACTCCAACATTtaatgaagaccagctgagacatctagcTTTGATGACTGAACACATACTGGAATCTTAGACTTTTCATTCACAGCCTGCCATTGTTGGAGTAGCCAACCACAGCCTGGAAGCCATTCTTATAAATCCACTTTCTACATAAacagagagagattcattccataagttctgagAGAACCCTAATATAGACTTTGGTATCAAAATTGAGGTGACAGATATTGTAGCCAGATTCGTATAACCATGCTTGCTAGTCTACACTTTAAATAATTTACATTCCTTAAAGAAAAGATCACCATTCTTCATAATTCCTCATATtgtagttttctgtttttgagcATCTTCACTGAATTCTTTAAAGCAGCcagcaaataaaatgaatacaaaaatatgTCGAGTTCCCTAACCACTTGCTCAATGCAGCTGCAACCAGAGGAAAaacaatatattaattttttaaaagcatcttctaGAAAAAAAGTTTGGTTTTCATCTTCTGTACAGTATAAAAGTATGCATTTAGatgtaagaaatataaaaagctGAAGTATGAAAAGAATACatgataaatgtaaaaatatttgtataaaacTTCTACTTAGAAAGCtggcatttattaaattcttttttaaattatttttattctctttttccttctttccctcttcccaatccccctaatgtgtgtgtgtgtgtgtgtgtgtgtgtgtgtatgtattacatGCGCCTATagatatcagaggacaacttgcaaaagtcgattttctccttccaccatattgGTCCCTGGGATAAAgtttggcctttgtgggcaccaagtatgcacatgatacacaggcatacatgcaggcaaaacaatcatacatatAATGTGCATGCCCATAGAGGCTTAGAAGTGAGTGTCAGACCCTCTGGAACTTgagctacagatagttgtgaaccaccatgtaggaaccaaacccagacacactgcaagagcagcaaatgttcttacccactgagccatctctccagccctgcccctgTTAGGCTTTTTGGATCAGGATCTTCCATTATGTACCCCAGGTTGGTCTCAGCTCTtcagtgctagggttataggcatgtgctaccatgcccagcatattaaattttttcataaacTATGTTgactaaaatatacatatactcaaGTGAAGTGTAATTTTCCCAGACCCTACCACTTTCAGCAATGTCTTCTGAAACTACTGCTTTCCTTAAATAATGCCTGAAATATCATTTACTAAAAACCTAGGTGatgagctaggtgtggtggctcaagtctcaaatcccagtactgaggaaggcaaaggcaggcagctctcttatgagtttgaggccagcctggtctataaaataagttccaggacagccagatctgttacacagagaagcccagtcttgaaaaacaaaacaaacaaacaagcaagcaaataaataaataaataaataaataaaacccaagcaATGAACTGGAGCAATTTATTCATAATGGAGAAGTTATGAATATAAGAAGAAGTCATAATCAAAGAAATAGTACTTTGATGCACTTAccataaaaagaatagaaatggttctctctggctggagagatggctcagcagttaagagcactggctacttgctcttccagaggtcctgagttcaattcccagcaaccacatggtggctcacaaccatctgtaatgggatccggcaccctcttctggtgtgtctgaagacagctacagtgtactcatataaatgaaataaataaatcttaaaaaaaaaaatggctctctCAAAGCTTCTAACTTTGGGGAGGGATGGATGCCAGGGTCTCTAcatgctcaggctggcctcacacacaTTAtgtgaccttaaacttctgatcctccagctTCTACGTCCTGAGGAATGGGATCACGGGTCCATACCACGTTGATTTATGTGGTGCATGGGATTATATCCAGAACTTGTACCCAAAAGCAAGCAccatctgagctacatcccaaacCACTTCAAGCCTgttgttaaaacaaaacagttaacACTCTGTCTAGTAAATGTAATAATAAACTGTAAATCATTAAGGACCAGGGATATCATGTGTTCTTAATACTTGGTATAGTGCCTCTTACAGAAGTGgggaataaaaaaattacagaatgaaagaataaaaatatgtagaaacTGACATTTTAGGTACTAATAAGGGTTATCTAATATGTGATAGTGGTAATTTAATGGATTGTTCTACATTCCATTTTCAGACCAATTCTTAAGAGTAAACTAGGAGAAGAAACAGCATTTTGAACACATCCATGTACTTGAGTCACAcgatttaattatttactttattttgccCTCACACATGGAGGCTAAGCAAGTGAGCTTCCACTGAGCTATACTCCTAGCCCAGGTAGTTACATTTTAAACTTTCCAGTGATAAATAAAATAGCCTGATTATTCTAGGGATACATTGTCTCTACAAATGTGCTACTTTTTGCAACTCCAACCTGTAAAACATCAGTATTTTATTTCACTAGGAACAAAATGGGCTACTTGCTGAACTCACCTTCTGACCAGACTTCTTTTCCATCTACAGAAACTCCAACCACGATGCCTGGGGCACCAACCTCATcctaagagaaaagaagaaagaccctGGTGGCTCAAAAATGGACTGACTCCGCCCACTCTGCGGCCCCGCCCACCAGGAGGGCAAGGATTCTGCTCCGATTGCCACGGCCGTCCGAGTGCACAGGACTCTAAAGGGGAAGGGGCGGGCCCCTCCGCGACCGGTGACCTCAGCTGCTACTTGAGCAGCCCTGAGAGCGTCAGCCCGCGGCCAGGCAGTCAGAAAAACGGAAGCCGCCGCCCTGACACCCACTGGGCCCGCACCTTGATCCGGTGTAGCAGATCGCGGCTGCTCTCGATGGCTCTGGAAAAGCCCCTGGCTGCGGGCGGCGCAGGCGTGTGCGGGCTCCCCGGGCTCAGGGCCTGCTCGTGCGATAACTCGGTAGTGCCGGACGCTTCGGGGTCCGCGGGGGATTGAATGGGGACGGCGCCCCGCAGCCCGACCACCAGCTTCGCGCCGAGCGCCAGCCCCAGCCCGAGCCCCAGGCCGCCGGCCCAACCAAGGCCCAGCACAGGCAAGCCGGGTCGCCTGTGCGCCCCGCGCCGCCCTCCGTCCCAGGCTGGGCCTGCGGTGGCCGCAGCCCGAGCTGTCACGCTTGACAGGAGCCGGTACATGTCGCCTCCGCAGAGCCGGCAGCCTCCTAGCTTGCTCGGGCTTGGCCTGCGGCGGGCGGGAcgagggggcggggctggggcggGGCTTTACAGTACCGCTCAGTCAAGGCCGGGTGGGTGAGCGACGAGCGCATCGAGCACCTGATCCTCGCCTCCTTTGTAGTCTTCTGGCTACTAATCCTCTTTGGTTCCGCCCTccccttttcttgctttcttttcccttcctctttttcatatctttcttccttcttttatcttctccttttcctctctcttctcttcctttatctctaacctccctctcttgttttctttttctctcgcATCCCACATTCCTCCCTCTATCCtcttatctctctccctctctttatttctgattctctcctctttctccttcccactttAGTTTCTCCCTGTCCCTCaagcctctcttttccttttctccgcctcctctctctccttttccttgctTCTTCTCTCTCACAACACACATGATATCCTTAGACAAGTCTCCTGTCACAGCAACACCCTCTTGCCACCTTATGCCCATGTTAACAACACTCGCCCCTTTGTATGACTGAGATGCGCAGTGGTTAAAACACTTGCCATGCAAACACAAGGACTGGAATTCAAATCCCCAGTATCCGGGTGAAAATGCCAGGTTGGTATGGCGCCTACCTGTAACGGGCAAggtctgggtttgattgagaaaCCCAGCCTCAATCCAAAGTTAGAAGCGCAATTATAGATGGTTTCCAACATAGTCTGGGACGTTCTCAGGCAAATGctaatatgcatgcatatacacacacgaaagtgggaaaaagaaaatctgatgtGGATTTTTGTCATTCTTTTAGGAGAATTTTATGTTTTG harbors:
- the Lactb gene encoding serine beta-lactamase-like protein LACTB, mitochondrial isoform X2, producing MYRLLSSVTARAAATAGPAWDGGRRGAHRRPGLPVLGLGWAGGLGLGLGLALGAKLVVGLRGAVPIQSPADPEASGTTELSHEQALSPGSPHTPAPPAARGFSRAIESSRDLLHRIKDEVGAPGIVVGVSVDGKEVWSEGLGYADVENRVPCKPETVMRIASISKSLTMVALAKLWEAGKLDLDLPVQHYVPEFPEKEYEGEKVSVTTRLLISHLSGIRHYEKDIKKVKEEKAYKALKMVKGTPPPPDQEKELKEKGGKNNEKSDAPKAKGEQDSEARCRSAKPGKKKNDFEQGELYLKEKFENSIESLRLFKNDPLFFKPVSFCIQRLAILCWQP
- the Lactb gene encoding serine beta-lactamase-like protein LACTB, mitochondrial isoform X1 yields the protein MYRLLSSVTARAAATAGPAWDGGRRGAHRRPGLPVLGLGWAGGLGLGLGLALGAKLVVGLRGAVPIQSPADPEASGTTELSHEQALSPGSPHTPAPPAARGFSRAIESSRDLLHRIKDEVGAPGIVVGVSVDGKEVWSEGLGYADVENRVPCKPETVMRIASISKSLTMVALAKLWEAGKLDLDLPVQHYVPEFPEKEYEGEKVSVTTRLLISHLSGIRHYEKDIKKVKEEKAYKALKMVKGTPPPPDQEKELKEKGGKNNEKSDAPKAKGEQDSEARCRSAKPGKKKNDFEQGELYLKEKFENSIESLRLFKNDPLFFKPGSQFLYSTFGYTLLAAIVERASGYKYLDYMQKIFHDLDMLTTVQEENEPVIYNRARFYVYNKKKRLVNTPYVDNSYKWAGGGFLSTVGDLLKFGNAMLYGYQVGQFKNSNENLLPGYLKPETMVMMWTPVPNTEMSWDKEGKYAMAWGVVEKKQTYGSCRKQRHYASHTGGAVGASSVLLVLPEELDSEAVNNKVPPRGIIVSIICNMQSVGLNSTALKIALEFDKDRADQS